The region AGAAGATGACAGCATAAAAGGGGTGATCATCAGGATAAATTCCCCCGGAGGCTCTGTCGGCCCCAGCCAGGAGATATACAGTGAAGTCATAAAATTGAAGGCGAAAAAAAAGGTCTATACATCTATGGGTTCTGTATGTGCCTCGGGCGGATACTATATTGCCGTTGCAGGAGAAAAAATCTATGCCATGCCTGCTACAATAACCGGCAGCATTGGCGTTATCATGGAGCATATGATCGTAGAAGACCTTTTTAAGAAGATAGGTTTACAGTCAAATACCATAAAGTCAGGTGCATTCAAGGATGCAGGCACTCCCTTCAGGAAGATGAAAGACGATGAAAAGGCATATTTTCAGGGTATACTGGACGGTATCCATGAGCAATTTATAAAGGTTGTAGCTCAGGAGAGAAAACTGCCTGTAGAAACTGTAAAGAAGCTTTCAGACGGAAGGATTTTTATCGGGACACAGGCAAAGGATTTAAAGCTTGTCGATAATATAGGCACTTTCTACGATACGGTAGATGGTATGAGAAAAGCTTTGAATATGAAGGACAAACCTCTCCTCGTATACGGCAAGAAACCCTTCTCTCTTATGAAATG is a window of Pseudomonadota bacterium DNA encoding:
- the sppA gene encoding signal peptide peptidase SppA, translating into MPSRKARIILLVVLVLIAIIFFGSMAVGIGDGMFREKIGVVEISGVIAESKDVMEDIVRFKEDDSIKGVIIRINSPGGSVGPSQEIYSEVIKLKAKKKVYTSMGSVCASGGYYIAVAGEKIYAMPATITGSIGVIMEHMIVEDLFKKIGLQSNTIKSGAFKDAGTPFRKMKDDEKAYFQGILDGIHEQFIKVVAQERKLPVETVKKLSDGRIFIGTQAKDLKLVDNIGTFYDTVDGMRKALNMKDKPLLVYGKKPFSLMKWLVSSMTKEVISEYFSGMFKYSVSP